One genomic segment of Sphingobium herbicidovorans includes these proteins:
- a CDS encoding glutamate synthase subunit beta — translation MGKPTGFLEVERKDRSYTAPEERLKHWNEFVVPLSKKEIRDQAARCMACGIPFCHNGCPVNNIIPDWNHLVYEDDWKTALETLHSTNNFPEFTGRVCPAPCEASCTLNIIDTPVTIKSIECEIVDRGWREGWIEPQLPARKTGKRVAVVGSGPAGLACAQQLARAGHTVTVFEKNDRVGGLLRYGIPDFKMEKHLINRRAQQMEAEGVEFKTSTEVGVAISMEALRSNYDAVALAGGAEHPRTLDIPGSELAGVRLAMEFLTQQNKRNAGDDELRAAPRGTLSAKGKHVVVVGGGDTGSDCVGTSNRQGAASVTQLEIMPKPPEKEDKTLSWPNWPLKLRTSSSHLEGCERDWAVTTKRAIGRNGQIEALECVRVEWVDGKMQEIPGSEFELKADLVLLAMGFVGPRKAGMVEQSRVELDERGNVKATMLDYMTSEPDVFACGDMRRGQSLVVWAIREGRQCARAVDLHLMGESHLPR, via the coding sequence TTGGGCAAGCCCACCGGTTTCCTCGAGGTTGAGCGCAAGGACCGCAGCTACACCGCGCCCGAGGAGCGTCTGAAGCATTGGAACGAGTTCGTCGTTCCGCTGTCGAAGAAAGAAATCCGCGACCAGGCCGCGCGTTGCATGGCCTGCGGCATCCCCTTTTGTCATAATGGTTGTCCGGTGAACAACATCATCCCGGACTGGAACCATCTGGTCTATGAGGATGATTGGAAAACGGCGTTGGAGACACTGCACAGCACCAACAACTTCCCTGAATTCACCGGCCGCGTATGCCCCGCCCCGTGCGAGGCGAGCTGCACGCTGAATATCATCGACACGCCTGTCACGATCAAATCGATCGAATGCGAGATCGTCGATCGCGGTTGGCGCGAAGGCTGGATCGAGCCGCAGCTGCCCGCGCGCAAGACCGGCAAGCGGGTTGCGGTCGTCGGCTCCGGCCCGGCTGGCCTAGCCTGCGCGCAGCAGCTGGCGCGCGCCGGCCATACCGTCACGGTGTTCGAAAAAAATGACCGCGTCGGTGGCCTGCTGCGCTACGGCATTCCCGACTTCAAGATGGAAAAGCACCTCATCAATCGCCGCGCCCAGCAGATGGAAGCGGAAGGGGTGGAGTTCAAAACCTCGACCGAAGTCGGCGTCGCGATCTCGATGGAGGCCCTGCGCAGCAATTACGATGCGGTGGCGCTGGCAGGCGGCGCGGAACATCCGCGCACGCTGGATATTCCCGGCAGCGAATTGGCAGGCGTGCGCCTCGCGATGGAATTCCTGACGCAGCAGAACAAGCGCAACGCGGGCGACGATGAACTGCGCGCCGCTCCTCGCGGCACCCTGTCGGCCAAGGGCAAGCATGTCGTCGTGGTCGGCGGCGGCGATACTGGGTCGGACTGCGTTGGCACGTCGAACCGCCAGGGCGCGGCGTCCGTGACCCAGCTGGAAATCATGCCCAAGCCGCCCGAAAAGGAAGACAAGACGCTCAGCTGGCCGAATTGGCCGCTAAAGCTGCGCACGTCATCCTCTCATCTGGAAGGGTGCGAGCGCGATTGGGCCGTCACCACCAAGCGCGCAATCGGCCGGAATGGCCAGATCGAGGCGCTTGAGTGCGTGCGCGTCGAATGGGTCGATGGCAAGATGCAGGAAATCCCCGGCAGCGAGTTTGAGCTGAAGGCCGACCTCGTCCTGCTCGCCATGGGTTTCGTCGGCCCACGCAAGGCGGGCATGGTCGAACAATCGCGCGTGGAATTGGACGAACGCGGCAATGTAAAGGCCACGATGCTGGATTATATGACTAGTGAGCCTGACGTCTTTGCTTGCGGAGACATGCGCCGTGGGCAGTCGCTGGTAGTCTGGGCGATCCGAGAGGGGCGGCAATGCGCTCGCGCAGTCGACTTGCACCTAATGGGCGAAAGCCACCTTCCACGCTGA
- a CDS encoding winged helix-turn-helix domain-containing tetratricopeptide repeat protein — protein sequence MIYRFDPFELDVAGFELRRDGTPVPIEPQVLSLLALLVANRDRMVSKDEIIEKIWNNRAVSDAAVASRIKSARKAIADDGQQQRLVRTIHGRGFRFVGEVIFAGQSSPSALSCVLKEDAMADRPSIAVLPFRLLGDAGPAAFLTDALADELIADLSHLRWLFVIARGSSFRFRDSALDHQQIGHTLGVRYCLTGSIALAGEGVFCAVELIEAASGGVIWAEHYEDRLTNIHDMRREIAANVVAALENSISLYESRLARGRDISQLSAWSAYHAGLDHMFRFNRADNELAARMFDRAFQVNPEFPRAYAGKSFTHFQNAFLGYQSDHGRQVDAAHELAQRAVQLDRLDSFCHFNMGRALWLSGDLAGSLDWLEQATQISPSYAQGVYSKAWARTLSGAPEQGEKDALLALRLSPLDPLRYAMIATCALSHVLRGNHEEAVVLAERAVRSPGAHKHIAVIAAIATYLADRRDRSRQWVAAIHQNEPQFRGRDFLRSFPFATGAAREMIERALVGIGL from the coding sequence ATGATTTACCGCTTCGATCCGTTCGAGCTGGACGTCGCAGGTTTCGAACTGCGAAGGGACGGCACGCCAGTCCCGATCGAACCGCAAGTCCTGTCTCTGCTCGCCCTGCTCGTCGCTAATCGTGACCGAATGGTGAGCAAGGACGAGATCATCGAGAAGATCTGGAACAACCGCGCCGTCTCTGATGCCGCGGTAGCCTCCCGCATCAAGTCCGCACGTAAGGCGATCGCCGACGACGGCCAGCAGCAGCGGCTGGTGCGGACTATCCATGGCCGAGGCTTCCGCTTCGTTGGGGAAGTCATTTTCGCCGGCCAGTCCTCCCCATCCGCGCTGTCCTGTGTGCTGAAGGAGGACGCAATGGCGGATCGTCCCTCGATCGCCGTCTTACCTTTTCGTCTGCTGGGCGATGCGGGACCGGCCGCCTTCCTGACCGACGCTCTTGCTGATGAACTAATCGCCGACCTCTCCCATTTGCGCTGGCTGTTCGTGATCGCTCGCGGATCATCCTTCCGCTTTCGGGATAGCGCCCTCGATCATCAGCAGATCGGACATACGCTGGGCGTGCGCTATTGCCTGACCGGCAGTATCGCACTGGCGGGCGAAGGGGTTTTCTGCGCCGTCGAACTGATCGAAGCGGCCAGCGGAGGCGTAATCTGGGCGGAACATTATGAGGACCGGTTGACCAACATCCATGACATGCGCCGAGAGATTGCGGCTAACGTCGTTGCTGCGCTGGAAAACAGCATCTCGCTTTACGAATCCCGGCTCGCACGCGGCCGTGATATCAGCCAGCTCAGTGCTTGGTCCGCCTACCATGCGGGTCTGGACCACATGTTCCGCTTCAATCGCGCCGACAATGAGTTGGCCGCACGCATGTTTGACAGGGCGTTCCAGGTAAATCCCGAGTTCCCCCGCGCCTACGCCGGCAAGTCGTTCACCCATTTTCAGAACGCCTTCCTGGGCTATCAATCCGATCATGGCAGGCAGGTCGATGCCGCCCACGAACTGGCGCAGAGAGCCGTGCAACTCGACCGCCTCGACTCTTTCTGTCATTTCAACATGGGCCGCGCGCTTTGGCTCTCGGGCGATCTGGCCGGCAGCCTGGACTGGCTGGAACAGGCAACGCAGATCAGCCCCAGCTATGCACAGGGCGTCTACAGCAAGGCATGGGCGCGGACGCTCTCAGGCGCGCCAGAGCAGGGGGAAAAGGACGCTCTGCTTGCGCTTCGGCTCAGCCCTCTCGACCCGCTACGCTATGCGATGATCGCCACCTGCGCGCTCAGTCATGTGCTGCGCGGCAATCACGAGGAAGCGGTTGTACTGGCCGAGCGGGCGGTGAGGTCACCCGGCGCGCACAAGCATATTGCCGTCATCGCTGCCATCGCCACCTATCTCGCCGATCGGCGCGATCGATCTCGGCAATGGGTGGCAGCGATCCACCAAAACGAACCGCAGTTCCGCGGGCGCGACTTCCTACGGTCCTTCCCCTTTGCGACCGGTGCCGCGCGCGAGATGATTGAGCGGGCGCTGGTCGGCATCGGGTTGTAA